One part of the Desulfosalsimonas propionicica genome encodes these proteins:
- a CDS encoding DUF6946 family protein, whose product MKPPFIKSHDGRHLHSWAEWPRPKRDYQWKEGRSAMELAKAWFPDDAPAVPPEIENILLSKPRLEDLQLIEAVPELVTGLPERGEGRNHDLWIIGRTRLEQVTICIEAKADEPFGNDTVSGYRNRQCRRREQGEHTKAPERIDALLEMVGGELSNWGEVRYQLLAGFCGTILQAKKDLSELAVFIVHEFQTDLTTADRLQENSADFELFLRIIGTDKPAIGMLSDPVAVKGVECLIGKAIRLN is encoded by the coding sequence ATGAAGCCCCCATTTATCAAATCTCATGACGGCAGGCATTTGCACTCCTGGGCCGAATGGCCCCGCCCGAAGAGAGATTATCAGTGGAAGGAAGGCCGCAGCGCCATGGAGCTTGCAAAAGCCTGGTTTCCTGATGATGCTCCGGCTGTGCCTCCGGAAATAGAAAACATCCTTCTTTCAAAGCCAAGGCTTGAGGATTTGCAGCTTATAGAGGCTGTACCAGAGCTTGTAACCGGATTGCCCGAACGAGGTGAGGGCAGGAATCATGACCTGTGGATTATTGGAAGAACTCGTCTGGAACAAGTTACTATCTGCATCGAGGCAAAAGCAGACGAACCATTTGGTAACGATACGGTCTCTGGGTACAGGAATCGACAGTGCCGGCGCAGGGAGCAGGGGGAGCACACAAAAGCGCCGGAAAGAATTGATGCACTACTTGAAATGGTCGGCGGTGAGTTATCCAATTGGGGTGAGGTCAGATACCAACTTCTGGCAGGCTTTTGTGGAACAATCTTACAGGCCAAAAAGGATTTGTCTGAACTTGCGGTCTTTATTGTTCATGAATTTCAGACAGATCTCACTACTGCCGATCGTTTGCAGGAGAACAGTGCTGATTTTGAATTGTTTTTGAGAATCATTGGGACTGATAAACCTGCTATTGGCATGTTGAGTGATCCAGTAGCTGTGAAAGGCGTTGAGTGTTTAATCGGGAAGGCGATAAGGTTAAATTAG
- a CDS encoding BRO-N domain-containing protein, translating to MNLIPFEYRSKQIRVVQDDGGDPWWIAKDVCEVLDIYDTPQAVARLDYDEKLIRTLHVSGQNRELWTISEAGLYSLILRSNKPEAKNFKRWITHEVLPTIRSTGKYEIDTSSEIDLIIRSAQALKNIETKQIEHDQRLSLLEAKSHENSGYTGYWTITAWCKLNNYKIGIEEATRKGRKATRLSSEWSVDICRVPDERFGVVNSYREDVLEEIFDTFSVNA from the coding sequence ATGAACTTAATTCCATTTGAGTATAGATCGAAGCAAATCAGAGTGGTTCAAGATGATGGCGGAGACCCGTGGTGGATTGCCAAGGATGTTTGTGAGGTGTTGGATATATATGACACACCACAGGCTGTAGCAAGGCTTGATTATGATGAAAAGCTGATACGTACTTTACACGTATCAGGTCAAAATCGTGAATTATGGACTATTAGCGAAGCTGGTCTTTATTCCCTGATACTGAGATCCAACAAACCAGAGGCCAAAAATTTTAAAAGATGGATTACCCATGAAGTTTTACCCACCATTCGTAGCACCGGAAAATATGAAATTGATACATCCTCCGAAATCGACCTTATCATCCGGTCTGCCCAAGCACTCAAAAACATAGAAACAAAACAAATTGAACATGATCAGCGGCTATCACTTCTTGAGGCTAAATCCCATGAAAATTCAGGATACACAGGTTACTGGACGATAACCGCCTGGTGCAAACTGAATAATTACAAAATTGGGATTGAGGAAGCTACCAGGAAAGGTAGAAAAGCGACTCGCCTTTCAAGTGAATGGAGTGTTGATATTTGCAGGGTTCCAGATGAAAGATTTGGAGTCGTCAACAGTTATAGGGAAGATGTCTTGGAGGAAATTTTTGACACTTTCTCAGTGAATGCATAG
- a CDS encoding type II toxin-antitoxin system RelE/ParE family toxin yields the protein MEIYFKTKRLAKICNNQKEAIKIHGTKMAAKLGQRMFELNAAKSLKDISRLPPARCHQLSGNRQNQFSVDLEHPFRLLFIPANEPLPRLPDGGFDLEKITEIEIIAIIDTH from the coding sequence ATGGAAATATATTTTAAAACAAAGCGGCTTGCAAAAATATGCAACAACCAAAAAGAAGCCATAAAAATTCATGGAACTAAAATGGCAGCAAAGTTGGGGCAGCGGATGTTCGAACTTAACGCAGCCAAGTCGCTAAAAGATATTTCGAGATTACCTCCGGCACGATGCCATCAGTTATCAGGAAATCGACAGAATCAGTTCTCTGTTGACCTTGAACATCCTTTTCGGCTTTTGTTTATTCCTGCGAATGAACCTCTGCCACGGCTGCCAGATGGTGGGTTTGATTTAGAAAAAATTACGGAAATCGAAATTATCGCAATTATCGATACACATTAA
- a CDS encoding TspO/MBR family protein: protein MMGVAAWFVWNRYGMKVARAELFAFLIQLVLNGLWTRIFFGMQEPGWAFFEILLLLAAIVITTILFFKKNAVAGWLMVPYMLWVGLCLDFKWRYLDDELIVWNMDASWQTPCRVRQRLLCRRSLLEVGHTLTVS from the coding sequence ATGATGGGCGTCGCTGCCTGGTTCGTCTGGAACAGATACGGAATGAAGGTAGCCAGGGCCGAGCTTTTCGCTTTTCTTATCCAGCTGGTGTTAAACGGGTTGTGGACCAGAATTTTCTTCGGCATGCAGGAGCCGGGATGGGCGTTTTTTGAGATCCTCCTGCTTTTGGCCGCCATTGTTATAACAACAATATTGTTTTTCAAGAAAAACGCCGTGGCTGGATGGCTGATGGTTCCATATATGCTCTGGGTTGGGCTATGCCTCGACTTTAAATGGCGGTATCTGGATGATGAACTGATTGTCTGGAATATGGATGCGTCCTGGCAAACACCTTGCCGAGTTCGCCAAAGGCTCCTGTGTCGACGATCTCTCCTGGAGGTAGGCCACACCCTTACCGTTTCTTAA
- a CDS encoding helix-turn-helix domain-containing protein, which yields MVRAKKQYKFEPDYAVLPGETLKEVMDSLSMKQNELALRTGLTVQSINRILKGDQPITYETANKLELATDVPAHFWNNLEIQYREQLAKIQEQKQLEADINWLKTIPVKELIERGVIEPQKDELMLLKEVLKFYGVSSVTAWKVIWEAPAVAARRSKCFETRVEAAATWIRLGELQAHEIQCQPFNKSKFKKVVSHIRGLTKEKPGLFTREMIERCAEAGVAIAFVPEMKKVPWQGATKWLSASKAMILLNLRYKREDIFWFSFFHETGHVLNDEKKYLYINDGTNDDPKEHQANEFAAETLIPRKWDKQIKRIRSKAEITQLAKDLDLPPGIVAGRFQHLTGKWNYFNGLIRKFKWS from the coding sequence ATGGTACGGGCCAAAAAACAATATAAATTTGAGCCGGATTATGCGGTTCTGCCGGGTGAAACCTTAAAAGAGGTAATGGATTCGCTCAGTATGAAGCAGAATGAGCTTGCTTTGCGCACTGGCTTAACGGTTCAGTCTATAAATCGAATTTTAAAAGGGGATCAGCCCATTACATATGAGACTGCCAATAAACTGGAACTTGCAACGGATGTGCCCGCTCATTTTTGGAACAACTTGGAAATTCAATACCGAGAACAGCTTGCGAAAATTCAGGAACAAAAACAGCTTGAAGCTGACATTAACTGGCTTAAAACAATTCCGGTGAAAGAATTGATTGAAAGGGGCGTGATTGAGCCCCAAAAAGACGAGTTGATGCTTTTAAAAGAAGTTCTGAAATTTTATGGAGTAAGTAGTGTTACCGCGTGGAAGGTTATCTGGGAAGCTCCGGCCGTGGCTGCAAGACGGTCCAAGTGTTTTGAAACACGCGTTGAAGCTGCAGCAACCTGGATTCGTTTAGGAGAACTACAGGCGCACGAAATACAATGCCAGCCCTTTAATAAAAGCAAATTCAAAAAAGTCGTGTCGCATATTCGTGGTCTGACTAAGGAAAAACCCGGGCTTTTTACAAGGGAAATGATCGAACGTTGTGCCGAAGCCGGTGTTGCAATAGCCTTCGTGCCGGAGATGAAAAAGGTGCCCTGGCAAGGGGCAACCAAATGGCTGTCCGCCTCAAAAGCCATGATCCTGCTCAATCTTCGATATAAAAGAGAAGATATTTTTTGGTTTTCATTTTTTCATGAAACCGGCCATGTGCTGAATGATGAAAAAAAATACCTTTATATCAACGATGGAACAAATGATGATCCGAAAGAACACCAGGCGAATGAATTTGCAGCGGAAACACTTATTCCGAGAAAATGGGATAAGCAAATTAAACGTATTCGCTCCAAAGCTGAAATCACCCAACTTGCTAAAGACCTTGATCTTCCTCCCGGAATCGTTGCCGGCCGTTTTCAGCACTTGACTGGGAAATGGAATTATTTTAACGGGCTTATCCGAAAATTTAAGTGGTCATAA
- a CDS encoding McrC family protein: MESITLIEHEVLPIVPRRSGNQRAITAEQARALEKLGKKLPGNVFSWGRDSVRFSQYCGIICLGNLLLEVLPKIHGQEEEPGTCRKALISMLIRARWLKLQRGGSAGIALQKCALLDVFILHFCDLLHEEIKQGMIRLYIERNENLPVLRGRLLTEQQLKRNMVHKERLYCRYDELNADNIYNRIIKYVLKMMLKMPIGREAKKKVTGLGMRFDDISDVKVDVRMINSLKFDRTTCRYEPVFNQCRWFVQGVYPDVSVGQNPCIALLFDMNRLFELYVADMFRKATRTEGKTMQTQKPQKYMVRLKEQEKELFLMKPDMVFLDKNNVFIAIADAKWKLLDENEKKLGISQADLYQMAGYAIRYKVNRLALVYPRQQSLQRPINLQIQGSGAFIKIIPVDVTAEKSNKDDSCRLLIRA, translated from the coding sequence TTGGAATCAATAACCCTGATTGAACATGAGGTGCTCCCGATTGTGCCCCGTAGATCCGGCAATCAGCGGGCGATCACCGCGGAACAGGCGCGCGCGTTAGAAAAACTGGGCAAAAAGTTGCCGGGAAACGTTTTTTCCTGGGGCCGTGATTCTGTCAGGTTTTCGCAATATTGCGGGATCATCTGCCTTGGCAATCTCTTGCTGGAAGTGCTGCCGAAAATTCACGGCCAAGAAGAGGAACCCGGCACCTGCCGGAAAGCGTTGATCAGCATGCTGATCCGGGCGAGATGGCTGAAACTGCAACGGGGTGGTTCTGCCGGCATTGCCTTGCAAAAGTGCGCGTTATTGGACGTGTTTATCCTCCATTTTTGCGACCTGCTCCATGAGGAAATCAAACAGGGCATGATTCGTCTTTATATTGAACGCAATGAAAATCTGCCTGTCCTCCGCGGGCGTTTGTTAACAGAGCAGCAACTCAAACGTAATATGGTTCACAAGGAGCGCCTGTATTGTCGATACGACGAACTGAACGCGGATAACATCTATAACCGGATCATCAAGTATGTACTGAAAATGATGCTGAAAATGCCGATCGGCAGGGAAGCAAAAAAGAAAGTCACCGGGTTGGGGATGCGATTTGATGACATCAGTGACGTGAAGGTGGATGTGCGAATGATCAACAGCCTAAAATTTGATCGTACCACCTGTCGTTATGAACCTGTTTTTAATCAGTGCCGTTGGTTTGTTCAGGGCGTCTATCCGGATGTCTCGGTCGGTCAGAATCCTTGTATTGCCCTTCTGTTCGACATGAACCGTCTCTTTGAATTATACGTGGCGGATATGTTCAGAAAAGCGACTCGGACGGAAGGCAAAACAATGCAGACACAAAAACCCCAAAAATATATGGTGCGGCTAAAAGAGCAGGAAAAAGAACTGTTTTTGATGAAGCCCGATATGGTTTTTCTTGATAAAAACAATGTATTCATTGCCATTGCCGATGCCAAATGGAAATTGCTTGATGAAAATGAGAAAAAACTCGGCATTTCCCAGGCCGATCTTTACCAGATGGCCGGCTATGCCATCCGCTACAAAGTGAACCGCCTGGCCCTGGTATATCCCAGGCAGCAATCACTTCAGCGCCCCATAAACCTTCAAATCCAAGGTTCCGGGGCGTTTATAAAAATTATACCTGTAGATGTGACTGCCGAGAAGAGCAATAAAGATGACTCCTGTCGTTTGCTGATACGTGCATAA